Proteins encoded together in one Lathyrus oleraceus cultivar Zhongwan6 chromosome 5, CAAS_Psat_ZW6_1.0, whole genome shotgun sequence window:
- the LOC127078582 gene encoding uncharacterized protein LOC127078582 — protein sequence MPSYAKFLKEILTNKRKLDEDGTVVLTAVCSAIILNNFPPKIKRPREFLNSCVIRKFIIDKSLFGLGDNVSLMPLSICERLNLGDLKPTKMSLQLSDRSVKYPIGILEDIPVRIGQLYVPTNFVVMDIKDDSHISIFLGKHFLTTASTIIYVKRGKLTFEFLKELSLETPPMVELVVPPTPTTKAKEDEAKIYLDKGLE from the exons ATGCCTTCGTATGCTAAATTTCTGAAAGAAATCCTAACCAATAAGAGGAAGCTCGATGAAGATGGAACTGTAGTGCTAACTGCAGTGTGTAGTGCTATAATCCTCAATAACTTTCCACCCAAAATTAAAAGACCTAGGGAGTTTCTCAATTCTTGTGTTATACGTAAATTCATCATCGACAAATCGTTATTCGGTTTAGGAGATAATGTTAGTCTGATGCCTCTTTCCATCTGCGAGAGGCTCAATTTAGGAGATTTAAAACCAACAAAGATGTCTCTTCAATTGTCTGATCGATCAGTAAAATACCCAATAGGAATACTGGAAGATATCCCAGTAAGAATCGGCCAGTTGTATGTTCCTACAAACTTTGTAGTAATGGACATTAAAGATGACTCTCACATCTCGATCTTCTTAGGTAAACATTTCTTAACTACTGCAAGTACAATAATATATGTAAAGAGAGGAAAGCTTACCTTCGAG TTCTTAAAGGAATTGTCGTTAGAAACACCACCGATGGTAGAGTTGGTTGTGCCTCCGACACCGACAACAAAAGCAAAGGAAGATGAGGCGAAGATTTATTTAGATAAAGGTTTAGAATAA